One Mycolicibacterium parafortuitum DNA segment encodes these proteins:
- a CDS encoding acyl-ACP desaturase, with protein MAQKPVANALTLELEPVVLQELRRHLDSEEIWFAHDYVPFDQGENFAFLGGRDWEPSDVTLPKHVTDALEILLITKDNLAGYHRELVEHFILEDKWGRWMGRWTAEEHLHAIALRNYLVVTREIDPAANEDVRVEHVMKGYRADSYSQIETLAFMAFWERAHAVFCRNLEAQVTEPTLKALIGRIAKDEERHEVFFANLVGHCLDYSRDETIDAIAARAAGLDVVGGDIDAYQDKVAAVAEAGIFDRAALSSVIADRITAWGLAEEPKLQQFISS; from the coding sequence ATGGCACAGAAACCTGTCGCTAATGCGCTGACCCTCGAACTCGAGCCCGTGGTGCTGCAGGAGCTTCGGCGTCATCTCGACTCCGAAGAGATCTGGTTCGCCCACGACTACGTCCCGTTCGACCAGGGCGAGAACTTCGCGTTCCTCGGCGGGCGGGACTGGGAGCCGTCGGATGTGACGCTGCCCAAGCACGTCACCGACGCCCTCGAGATCCTGTTGATCACCAAGGACAACCTCGCCGGCTACCACCGCGAGCTCGTCGAGCACTTCATCCTCGAGGACAAGTGGGGCCGCTGGATGGGCCGCTGGACCGCCGAGGAGCATCTGCACGCGATCGCGCTGCGCAACTACCTCGTGGTGACCCGCGAGATCGACCCGGCCGCCAACGAGGACGTGCGTGTCGAGCACGTGATGAAGGGCTACCGCGCCGACAGCTACAGCCAGATCGAGACGCTGGCGTTCATGGCGTTCTGGGAGCGCGCGCACGCGGTGTTCTGCCGCAACCTGGAGGCGCAGGTCACCGAGCCGACCCTGAAGGCTCTGATCGGACGCATCGCCAAGGACGAGGAGCGCCACGAGGTGTTCTTCGCCAACCTGGTCGGCCACTGCCTGGACTACAGCCGTGACGAGACGATCGACGCGATCGCCGCGCGCGCCGCGGGCCTGGATGTCGTCGGCGGTGACATCGACGCGTACCAGGACAAGGTCGCCGCGGTGGCCGAGGCGGGCATCTTCGACCGTGCCGCGCTGAGTTCGGTGATCGCCGATCGCATCACCGCGTGGGGACTCGCCGAGGAGCCGAAGCTCCAGCAGTTCATCAGCTCTTAA
- a CDS encoding glycine hydroxymethyltransferase yields the protein MTSTSASGQGAEYAATASEAYRAALRVIESVEPRVADATRKELADQRDSLKLIASENYASPAVLLTMGTWFSDKYAEGTVGHRFYAACQNVDTVEALAAEHARELFGAPYAYAQPHSGIDANLVAYWAILATKVEAPGLAELGAKHVNDLSEADWEKLRAKLGNQRLLGMSLDTGGHLTHGFRPNISGKMFHQRQYGTNPETGFIDYDAVAAAAREFKPLVLVAGYSAYPRRINFAKMREIADEVGATLMVDMAHFAGLVAGKVFTGDEDPVPHAHVTTTTTHKSLRGPRGGLVLATEEFAPAVDKGCPMVLGGPLSHVMAAKAVALAEARQPEFRTYAQAVADNAQALADGFVKRDAGLVTGGTDNHLVLLDVTSFGLTGRQAESALLDSGIVTNRNAIPADPNGAWYTSGIRFGSPALTTRGFGTDEFDRVAELVVEVLSNTQPAAGPNGPSKAKYTIADGVAERVHAAASELLDANPLYPGLTL from the coding sequence ATGACTTCCACGTCCGCCTCAGGTCAGGGCGCCGAGTACGCCGCCACCGCGAGCGAGGCCTATCGGGCCGCCCTCCGGGTGATCGAGTCCGTCGAGCCGCGAGTCGCCGACGCGACCCGCAAAGAGCTTGCCGACCAACGGGATTCCCTGAAGCTGATCGCCAGCGAGAACTACGCCTCCCCGGCGGTCCTGCTGACCATGGGCACCTGGTTCTCCGACAAGTACGCCGAGGGCACCGTCGGGCACCGGTTCTACGCCGCGTGCCAGAACGTCGACACCGTCGAGGCGCTGGCCGCCGAACACGCCCGCGAGCTGTTCGGGGCGCCCTACGCCTACGCCCAGCCGCACTCGGGCATCGACGCCAACCTGGTCGCGTACTGGGCCATCCTGGCCACCAAGGTCGAGGCCCCCGGCCTGGCCGAACTGGGCGCCAAGCACGTCAACGACCTGTCCGAGGCGGACTGGGAGAAGCTGCGCGCCAAGCTCGGCAACCAGCGGCTGCTCGGGATGTCGCTGGACACCGGCGGCCACCTGACCCACGGCTTCCGGCCCAACATCTCCGGCAAGATGTTCCACCAGCGCCAGTACGGCACCAACCCGGAAACGGGGTTCATCGACTACGACGCCGTCGCCGCGGCCGCGCGCGAGTTCAAGCCGTTGGTGCTGGTGGCCGGCTACTCGGCCTACCCGCGCCGGATCAACTTCGCCAAGATGCGTGAGATCGCCGACGAAGTCGGCGCGACGCTGATGGTCGACATGGCGCACTTCGCCGGGCTGGTCGCGGGCAAGGTGTTCACCGGCGACGAGGACCCGGTGCCGCACGCCCACGTCACCACCACGACGACGCACAAGTCGCTGCGCGGGCCGCGCGGCGGTCTGGTGCTGGCCACCGAGGAATTCGCCCCCGCCGTCGACAAGGGCTGCCCGATGGTGCTGGGCGGTCCGCTGTCGCACGTGATGGCCGCCAAGGCCGTCGCGCTGGCCGAGGCGCGCCAGCCGGAGTTCCGGACGTACGCGCAGGCGGTCGCCGACAACGCCCAGGCGCTGGCCGACGGGTTCGTCAAGCGCGATGCCGGGCTGGTCACCGGCGGCACCGACAACCACCTGGTGCTGCTCGACGTGACCTCGTTCGGTCTGACCGGCCGCCAGGCCGAGTCGGCGCTGCTGGACTCGGGCATCGTCACCAACCGCAACGCGATCCCGGCCGACCCGAACGGCGCCTGGTACACCAGCGGTATCCGCTTCGGCTCCCCGGCGCTGACCACCCGCGGCTTCGGCACCGACGAGTTCGACCGCGTCGCGGAACTGGTCGTCGAGGTGCTCAGCAACACCCAACCCGCCGCGGGCCCGAACGGGCCGTCGAAGGCCAAGTACACGATCGCCGACGGGGTCGCCGAGCGCGTGCACGCGGCCGCATCCGAGCTGCTGGACGCCAATCCGCTGTACCCCGGTCTGACTCTCTGA